One region of Bubalus kerabau isolate K-KA32 ecotype Philippines breed swamp buffalo chromosome 6, PCC_UOA_SB_1v2, whole genome shotgun sequence genomic DNA includes:
- the INSRR gene encoding insulin receptor-related protein — protein MALPGLWPWVACLLAILLSLGFGLDTREVCPSLDIRSEVAELRRLENCSVVEGHLQILLMFTATGEDFRGLSFPRLTQVTDYLLLFRVYGLESLRDLFPNLAVIRGARLFLGYALVIFEMPHMRDVGLPALGAVLRGAVRVEKNQELCHLSTIDWGLLQPSPGANHIVGNKLGEECADVCPGLLGATGEPCVRTTFSGHTDYRCWTSSHCQKVCPCPQGLACTVRGECCHAECLGGCSRPEDPRACVACRHLYFQGACHRACPPGTYQHESWRCVTAERCASLRSVPGRASTFGIHQGSCLAQCPPGFTRNDSSIFCHKCEGLCPKECKVGTKTIDSVQAAQDLVGCTHVEGSLILNLRQGYNLELELQRSLGLVETITGFLKIKHSFALVSLGFFKNLKLIRGDTMVDGNYTLYVLDNQNLQQLGSWVAAGLTIPVGKIYFAFNPRLCLEHIYRLEEVTGTKGRQNKAEINPRTNGDRAACQTRTLRFVSNVTEANRILLRWERYEPLEARDLLSFIVYYKESPFQNATEYVGPDACGAQSWNLLDVELPLSRTQEPGVTLAPLKPWTQYAVFVRAITLTTAEDSPHQGAQSPIVYLRTLPAAPTVPQDVISTSNSSSHLLVRWKPPTQRNGNITYYLVLWQRLAEDSDLYLNDYCHRGLRLPTSNNDPRFDGEDGELEADREPGCCPCQHPPPGQVLPPLEAQEASFQKKFENFLHNAITIPKSPWKVTSINKSPQRDSGRSRRAAEALRLGGNSSDFKIQEDKVPRERAVLSGLRHFTEYRIDIHACNHAAHTVGCSAATFVFARTMPHREADGIPGKVAWEAASKSSVLLRWLEPPDPNGLILKYEIKYRRLGEEATVLCVSRLRYAKFGGVHLALLPPGNYSARVRATSLAGNGSWTDSVAFYIPGPEEEDSGGLHVLLTVTPAGLMLLIILAVLGFFYSKKRNSTLYASVNPEYFSASHMYIPDEWEVPREQISIIRELGQGSFGMVYEGLAQGLEVGEEPTPVALKTVNELASPRERIEFLKEASVMKAFKCHHVVRLLGVVSQGQPTLVIMELMTRGDLKSHLRSLRPEAENNPGLPQPALGDMIQMAGEIADGMAYLAANKFVHRDLAARNCMVSQDFTVKIGDFGMTRDVYETDYYRKGGKGLLPVRWMAPESLKDGIFTTHSDVWSFGVVLWEIVTLAEQPYQGLSNEQVLKFVVDGGVLEELESCPVQLQELMQRCWQQNPRLRPTFTHILDSIQEELRPSFRLLSFYHSPECRGARASLLPTDAEPDSPRTPKEASSDFSPQNGGPGH, from the exons ACCCAGGTCACCGACTACCTGCTGCTCTTCCGGGTCTATGGCCTGGAGAGCTTGCGTGACCTCTTCCCCAACCTGGCAGTCATCCGCGGTGCCCGACTCTTCCTGGGCTACGCGCTGGTCATCTTCGAGATGCCACACATGCGGGATGTGGGCCTGCCAGCGCTGGGGGCCGTGCTGCGTGGGGCTGTGCGTGTGGAGAAGAACCAGGAGCTCTGCCATCTCTCCACCATTGACTGGGGCCTGCTGCAGCCTTCACCCGGTGCCAACCACATTGTGGGCAACAAGCTGGGCGAGGAGTGTGCCGATGTGTGCCCAGGCCTGCTGGGCGCCACTGGTGAGCCCTGTGTCAGGACCACCTTCAGCGGGCACACCGACTACAGGTGCTGGACCTCCAGTCACTGCCAGAAAG TGTGCCCCTGTCCCCAGGGGCTGGCCTGCACGGTCAGGGGCGAGTGCTGCCACGCCGagtgcctgggaggctgcagccgGCCGGAAGACCCCCGTGCCTGCGTCGCCTGCCGCCACCTCTACTTCCAGGGCGCCTGCCACCGGGCCTGCCCGCCAGGCACCTACCAGCATGAGTCCTGGCGCTGCGTCACAGCGGAGCGCTGTGCCAGCCTGCGCTCTGTGCCTGGCCGTGCCTCCACCTTCGGCATCCACCAGGGTAGTTGTCTGGCCCAGTGCCCTCCAGGCTTCACCCGTAATGACAGCAG CATATTCTGCCACAAATGCGAGGGGCTGTGCCCCAAAGAGTGCAAAGTGGGCACCAAGACCATCGACTCTGTCCAGGCAGCACAGGATCTGGTGGGCTGCACCCACGTGGAAGGGAGCCTCATCCTCAACCTCCGTCAAGGCT ATAACCTGGAGCTGGAGCTGCAGCGAAGCCTGGGACTGGTAGAGACCATCACTGGCTTCCTCAAAATCAAGCACTCCTTTGCCCTCGTGTCCCTAGGCTTTTTCAAGAACCTCAAACTTATCCGGGGGGACACCATGGTGGATGG GAACTACACCTTGTACGTGCTGGATAACCAGAACCTACAGCAGCTGGGTTCCTGGGTGGCTGCAGGGCTTACCATTCCTGTGGGCAAGATATACTTCGCCTTCAACCCACGCCTCTGCTTGGAGCACATCTACCGCTTGGAGGAAGTGACTGGCACTAAAGGACGGCAAAACAAGGCTGAGATCAACCCCCGCACCAACGGAGACCGCGCTGCCT GCCAGACTCGCACTCTGCGCTTTGTGTCCAACGTGACGGAGGCCAATCGCATCTTGCTGCGATGGGAGCGCTATGAACCGCTTGAGGCTCGCGACCTACTCAGCTTCATCGTGTACTACAAGGAGTC CCCATTCCAGAATGCCACAGAGTACGTAGGTCCAGATGCCTGTGGGGCCCAGAGCTGGAATCTACTGGATGTGGAGCTGCCCCTCAGCCGCACCCAGGAGCCGGGGGTGACCCTAGCCCCGCTCAAGCCCTGGACACAGTATGCTGTGTTTGTACGGGCCATCACACTGACCACAGCGGAGGACAGCCCCCACCAAGGAGCCCAAAGCCCCATCGTCTACCTCCGAACCTTACCTGCAG cgCCCACAGTGCCCCAGGATGTCATCTCCACGTCCAATTCCTCCTCCCACCTGCTGGTGCGCTGGAAGCCACCGACCCAGCGCAACGGAAACATCACCTACTACCTGGTGCTGTGGCAACGTCTGGCAGAGGACAGCGACCTCTACCTCAATGACTACTGCCACCGCG GCTTGCGGCTGCCCACCAGCAACAACGACCCCCGCTTTGACGGAGAAGACGGGGAACTCGAGGCCGACAGGGAGCCTGGCTGCTGCCCTTGCCAGCACCCACCTCCTGGGCAGGTCCTACCACCGCTGGAGGCACAGGAGGCGTCGTTCCAGAAGAAGTTTGAAAACTTTCTACACAACGCCATCACCATTCCCAA ATCCCCTTGGAAGGTGACATCCATCAATAAGAGCCCTCAAAG GGACTCAGGGAGGAGCCGACGGGCAGCCGAGGCCCTCCGGCTTGGGGGAAACAGCTCGGATTTCAAGATCCAAGAGGACAAAGTGCCCCGGGAGCGAGCGGTGCTGAGTGGCCTGCGCCATTTCACAGAGTACCGGATCGACATCCATGCCTGCAACCACGCGGCGCACACCGTGGGCTGCAGCGCGGCCACCTTCGTCTTTGCGCGCACCATGCCCCACA GAGAGGCTGATGGTATCCCAGGAAAAGTGGCCTGGGAGGCAGCCAGCAAGAGCAGTGTTCTCCTGCGCTGGCTTGAGCCACCGGACCCCAACGGACTCATTCTCAAGTATGAAATCAAGTACCGCCGCCTGGGAGAG GAGGCCACAGTGCTGTGTGTGTCCCGCCTGCGATATGCCAAATTTGGGGGTGTCCACCTGGCCCTGCTGCCTCCTGGAAACTACTCTGCCAGAGTTCGGGCAACCTCACTGGCTGGCAACGGCTCCTGGACAGACAGTGTCGCTTTCTACATCCCTGGCCCGG AGGAGGAAGACTCTGGGGGGCTGCACGTCCTTCTCACCGTCACCCCTGCGGGGCTCATGCTGCTCATCATTCTTGCTGTCCTTGGTTTCTTCTACAGCAAGAAGAG AAACAGCACCCTGTATGCCTCTGTGAATCCGGAATACTTCAGCGCCTCTCACA TGTACATCCCCGATGAGTGGGAGGTGCCTCGGGAGCAGATCTCCATAATCCGAGAACTGGGCCAGGGCTCTTTCGGGATGGTATACGAGGGGCTGGCACAAGGACTGGAGGTTGGAGAGGAGCCCACGCCGGTGGCCCTGAAGACCGTGAATGAGCTGGCCAGCCCACGAGAACGCATTGAGTTCCTCAAGGAAGCCTCTGTCATGAAGGCATTCAAGTGTCACCATGTG GTACGTCTCCTGGGCGTGGTGTCTCAGGGCCAGCCAACTCTGGTCATCATGGAGTTAATGACCCGAGGGGATCTCAAGAGCCATCTTCGATCTCTGCGGCCCGAGGCAGAG AACAATCCTGGGCTCCCACAGCCAGCACTGGGAGATATGATCCAGATGGCTGGTGAGATTGCGGATGGCATGGCCTACCTTGCTGCCAACAAGTTTGTGCATCGAGACCTAGCAGCCCGGAACTGCATGGTGTCCCAGGACTTCACTGTCAAGATTGGGG ACTTCGGGATGACTCGAGATGTGTATGAGACAGACTACTACCGCAAGGGCGGGAAGGGGCTGCTGCCCGTGCGCTGGATGGCCCCTGAGTCCCTCAAAGATGGAATCTTCACCACCCACTCTGACGTCTG GTCCTTTGGCGTGGTGCTCTGGGAGATCGTGACCCTGGCTGAACAACCCTACCAGGGCCTATCCAATGAGCAGGTGCTCAAGTTCGTTGTGGACGGTGGAGTCCTGGAAGAGCTGGAGAGCTGTCCGGTTCAGCT GCAGGAGCTGATGCAGCGCTGCTGGCAGCAGAACCCGCGCCTGCGCCCCACCTTTACCCACATCCTGGACAGCATACAGGAGGAGCTGAGGCCCTCCTTCCGCCTCCTCTCCTTCTATCACAGCCCAGAATGCCGGGGAGCCCGGGCCTCCCTGCTGCCCACCGATGCAGAGCCTGACTCCCCCCGAACCCCAAAAGAGGCCTCCTCAGACTTCAGCCCCCAGAATGGGGGTCCAGGACATTGA